Below is a window of Undibacterium sp. YM2 DNA.
GTAGAGACCATAGAGCAAAACCGTGACAAGGGCATAGGCATTACTGTTTATATCGGCCAGCGCCGCGGCAATGCCAGTACTTCAGATTTTTCTGAGCAAGCCCTGCGTGATTCCGTCGAGGCTGCCTACAATATTGCCCGTTTTACAGCGGAGGATGATTGTGCTGGCCTGCCGGAAGCCGAGTTGCTGGAAATGGCGCCGCGTGATCTCAAGCTATGCTACCCATGGCTGATCACCGCCGAAGAGGCCATAGAACTGGCAAAACGCACTGAGGCGGCAGCTTTTGCGGTGGACAAGCGTATCACCAATAGTGAGGGGGCCAGTGTACATGCCCAGCAATCTCATTTTGTGGCTGCCAATTCGCGCGGCTTCATGGGAGGTTATCCGATTTCCCGTCACACGATCTCGGTTGCCCCTATTGCAGGCAAGGGCGCAAAAATGCAAAGGGATGACTGGTATTCTTCCCAGCGCAGCGCCAAAAAACTGGCAAATCCAGAGGAGATAGGTCGCTATGCCGCCGAGCGTGCCTTGGCCAAGTTGAATGCGCGTCAGCTGGACACCCGCAAATGCCCGGTCCTGTTTGAGGCGCCACTGGCTGCCGGTTTGCTGGGTGCATTGGTGCAGGCAACCTCTGGTGGTGCCTTGTACCGCAAATCGACTTTCCTGCTTGACTCTCTGGGTACGCAGATTTTCCCGTCCCACGTACAGGTGGTAGAAGACCCGCATGTCATCGGCGCTGTTGGCTCTTCACCATTTGATGATGAGGGCGTAAAAACCCAAAAGCGCAATGTTGTCACTGACGGTGTCTTGCAAGGCTATTTCCTGTCCACTTATTCTGCCCGCAAACTGGGCATGCAAACGACTGGTAATGCTGGTGGCTCGCACAATCTGTCACTGACGTCCAGTTTGACCAAGCGCGCAGACAATTTTGCTGGCATGCTCAAAAAAATGGGCACAGGCTTGCTGGTGACTGAGTTGATGGGGCAGGGCGTCAATTATGTGACGGGTGATTATTCACGTGGTGCATCCGGCTACTGGGTAGAGAACGGCGTGATCCAGTACGCTGTGGAAGAAATCACCATAGCAGGCAATATGCGCGACATGTTCCAGCAAATTGTCGCGGTAGGCAATGACACCCTCGTGCGCGGTACCAAGGAGACTGGTTCCATCCTCATAGAAAGCATGACGATTGCCGGCAGCTAATCGCTACTGAGATTGTTGCGCTAGTAATGAACAGTGTAGAAAAAGACCATCAGTACGATGGTCTTTTTTCTTATGCGCCCAGGTAAGCTTCTATCACCTTGGGATTGCTGAGCAGGTTGGCACCTGTGTCGCTGAGAACGATATTGCCGTTTTCCAGCACATAGCCATGTTTGGCAATTTTCAACGCCTGCCTGACGTTTTGTTCTACCAGCAGGATGCTGAGGCCGGTTGCATTGATTTCTTTCAGGATGCGGAAAATCTCTTGCACCACCAGTGGAGCCAGCCCCATGGAAGGTTCATCCAGCAGCAGCACTTTTGGTTTTGCCATCAAAGCACGGCCTATGGCCAGCATTTGCTGCTCACCACCCGACAAATTACCCGCCAGGCCAGTTGCACGGTTTTTCAATACGGGGAAGAGGGTGTACACCCATTCCATGTCCTGTCCTATCTGCGTCTTGTCCTTGCGGGTATAGGCACCGAGCTCCAGATTTTCCCTGACCGTGAGCGTGGTCAGTATCGCGCGACCTTCTGCGACCTGCACCACACCTTTTTGCACAATATGGTGGGGCGATGTCTGGCTGATTTCTTCATCTTCCAGGAAAATTTTGCCAGATGCTGATTTCAGCAAGCCGGAAATCGCCAACAGGGTTGTGCTTTTGCCAGCACCATTGGCACCGACAAGGGCAGTGATTTCCCCCGCATTGATAGCCAGGCTGATACCTTTGACGGCTGCGATATGACCATACATGACATGCAGATCCTGGACGCGCAAGATTTGAGTCATTCTGCGTCCTCCTTGCCGAGGTAAGCTTCAATCACATCCGGGTTGTTGCGCACTTCTTCTGGCGTGCCTTCTGCAATGATCTTGCCAAAATTGAGTACGGCGATACGATCGCATAACTCCATCACAAAGCGCATATCGTGTTCTATCATGAAAATCGAAAAACCGCGGTCACGTATATTCTTGATTTCGGCCATCAGTTCAGTTTTTTCTGCCGGGTTCATGCCAGCCACTGGCTCATCCAGCAACAGCAGTTTAGGCTGTGTGGCCAGGGCACGGGCAAATTCCAGTTTGCGTTGCTCACCATACGACAGGTTGTCTGCCAGCATGTGTGCTTTATGATCGAGCCTGACCCATGACAATAATTCACGCGCACGTTCCTTGGCTTTTCTTTCTGCGTCTTTATAGGCGCCCAGATTGAACAGCATGCTCGCTACGCCATAGTCGAGATGATCATGCATGCCGACCACGACGTTTTCCAGCAGGCTCATTTCCTTGAAAATACGGATGTTCTGGAAAGTGCGGGCAACACCGAGTTGCGTGATCTTGTGGCTGGCGACCGTAGTCAGGTCATGATTGTTGAAGCGCAGCTCGCCGCTGCTGGGGCGCAACAGGCCAGTAATCAGATTGACGATGGTGGTTTTGCCCGCGCCATTGGGGCCAATCAATCCATAGATACTGCCTTGCGGCATGGTAAAGCTGACATCCTGTAATACTCGCAGGCCGCCAAAATTTTTACTGACAGAACGTAATTCCAGCATTTAGCTAACCTTTCCGGAGCTTGACGATGTGAACTTTTTGCGAAAGTTTCTGATTCTTGCCGGGTCCCAGATACCTTTGGGCAAATACAGGATGACCAATATCAGTATCAGGCCGTTGGCTGCCAGACGGAAGTCTTTGAGGGAGTGCATGAATTCTGGCAACAGAGTCAGGCTGCTACTGCCTATCAGCGGGCCTATCAGATTGCTGGTGCCGCCAAAGACTGCCATGGTCAATATATCTACTGCATTTTCAAATGCATAATTACCTGGACCTATCGTGAAGGTATAGTGCGCATTCAAACCACCGGCAATGCCTGCGATGGATGCACCCATGACAAAGGCCAGCAATTTGTAGCCGCCGACATTGACACCCATGAGGCGGGCGGCAATCTCGTCTTCCTTGATTGCTTCAAAGGCGCGGCCTGTCTTGGAGCGCCGCATCCTCGCAAGGATGAACAGTATCGCTGACAACAAGAGCACGATATGCCACCATTCGGTTTTTTGTGGAATACCATTCAGACCCATGGGGCCGCCAGTAATCTCCATATTCAGGACGATTACACGTACTACTTCACCAAAGCCTAGCGTTGCCATGGCGAGGTAAACACCGGACAGACGCAGCGTAGGTATGCCTATGATCAGCGCAACAATTGCTGGCATGATGGCACCTGCCAGCAATGCCAGCGGGAACGGCAAAGCCGTCTGCATACTGAGCATGGAAGCGGTATAGGCACCAATGCCCATGAATGCCGCATTGGCCAGTGACAGCAAGCCGCAAGACAAAGTCAGGTAAATCGAAAGAGCCAGCATGGCATTGATGCCTATGCCAAAAATGACTGTGCTATAAATAGCCCAAAAACCATCCCACCATTCAAGCATATTCTTACGCCTTTCTTTCCAGTACTCTGCCGAACATACCGGAAGGGCGTACCAGCAAGATGATAAATAACAGACCAAAAGCCACCGCATCGCGGAAATCGCTCGATATATAAGCGACACTCATCACTTCAGCAAAACCCAGGAACAAGCCACCTATCATGGCACCGCGTATATCGCCCATGCCACCCAGAATAATCACAGCTATGCCCTTATGCAGCATGGGTTGCCCCATGAAAGGGGAAATCGCATTGAACGACAGGCCTACCAGTACACCGGCAGCGCCGCCCAGTGCTGCTGCGGCAAACGAAGTCAGGAAAAACAGACCCTCGACATTGATACCGAGCAGATAAGCAGCCTTGGGAGATTCTGCAATCGCCCGCAAGGCGCGGCCAATTTGCGTGCGGCGCATGACTTGTAGCAGCACCAGCATGAGGACAAAGGCAATCACGACAATCGCCAGTTGCACCGCCGTCAGATGTAAATTGCCAAGGCTGAAGCTTTCTTCCGGGATGGTACCAAAAGGGAAGCGTTTGTTTTCTGCACCAAAAATCCCCTGGGATATATTGGTGATCATGATGGCCACACCGATGGTGGCTATCATCGGTGCCAGATGCGGCGCATTGCGCTGACGCAAAGGACGCAAGACCAGGAAATCGACGACCACGCCCAGCAATCCACAGGCCAGCATGGACAGCAACATCGCCATCCATAAAGACATCTGGAACGAGCTGACCAGCAGCAGGGCCATATAACTGCCCAGCATGAAGATGGCACCGTGCGATAAATTGATGACGCCAAGAACGCCGAACACCAGCGTAAATCCTAAAGCAAAAAGCGCATATACGCTGCCCAGCGTCAGGGCGTTAATGAGTTGTTGTGCCAGCATGGGTATCCAGATGATGAGGATTGCTTCGTTTCATGCTCAGATGCAGGCAGGCCATCAATGCATGTAGAAGGGATGAAAATTATCCCAGCAAGAGAAGTCGTAAAGCATCTGCCCCTCGCCCCTGGCTTGCCAGGGGGAGGGGCAGGTATGCATTTATTTCAGCAATACAAATTTGCCGCCTTTGGCAATATTGACGATAGCATCTTGCTGTGCGTCATAGCCAGCTTCCTTGCCATCTTTTGGGGCCGCACGGCGGAATGCAAATTTGCCAGTGGCACCCTCAATCTTCACGGCTGGCAGTGCATCGCGCAATGCCAGGCGGTCTTTTTCAAGGTTGCCGCTCAGGCTGACTTTTTTCAAAGCTTCTGCGACGATGTGCATGGCATCAAATGCCTGCGCCGCAAACTGATCAGGATCGGACCCAAATTTTGCCTTGTAGTCAGCCATGAAGCTCTTGTTGGCAGCAGACGGGTTTTCAGCAGACCATGGGCTGCCCATCAAGGTATTGTCGGCAGCGTCTTTGGCGATTTCAAACAGCTTCGGTGAATTGAAACCATTGCCACCGACGAATGGCTGCTTCATGCCGAGTGAGCGGGTTTGCAGGATGATATTTGCCGCTTCTTCAGCCAGGCAGGAGCAAACGATGGCATCAGGATTGGATGCCTTGATCTTGGTCAGCTGTGCCTTAAAATCCACGTCGCCCTTGGCGTAGGTTTCGGTATCCGTGACCGGGATTTTTTGTTCAGCCAGTGCGCTTTTGAAAACGTCGTAACCACTCTTGGTGAAAGCATCATCGTTGCCATACAGGATGGCGACTTTCTTGATATTGAATTGCTTAACCGCTGCGCGCGTAGTCACAGGCAATACATCGGCTTCCATGACGGAATTGCGGAAAGTGAATGGCCCCATATTGGTAATGCCATCAGCGGTATTGCTGGTGCCAAATACGACAGTCTTGGTGGCATTGGCAATCGGATCAGCGGCAAAGGCCGAGTTCGACAGGGTAGGGCCAAAAATCATCAATACTTTTTCCTGGAACAACAATTTCTTGAAGACATTGATGGCTTCTTCTTTTTTGCCTTGCTCATCTTCTGCAATCAGTTGTATTTTGTTGCCATTCACACCACCCTTGGCATTGATCTGGTCGGCTGCCAGCGTGAAGCCGTTTCTGATCGCTACGCCATATTTGGCGGCTGGGCCGGTCAGGGCTTCGGCAACGCCGATTTTGATATCGGCAGCCTGGCTCATTGTGGAATAGGCCAGGAAGGTGGCAGTGGCTAATAACTTAAGACTGTATGACATTGTGTTCTCCTGAAAAGTACATTTTGGTTTTTGTGGTCCGCAACATGAATTAAATATATCTGATCCACGCGCATTACTATCAAAGCGGCCAACAAAATTTATTAGATATTGATTGTCACGGAGGATTGTATGGGCTCGCAACCTCAGCAGCAATAAAACGCCATGCTGCGATGCAATATTGATTACTTAAGTAGTACTACTTAAGTCTGTGATTTTCAGGCCTGGAAATATGGTGCTGACCAATGGAAAACATGCCAGTACCTGCATTTGCAGGTGGGCTGGCATGTTGTGATGATGCAGGTGAAGACTGTTGTTATTGCAGTTTCAGGCGCAAACGGGCAATCGCTGCTTTAACCTGGTTTGGTGCGGTGCCGCCTATATGGTCGCGGGCGGCAACTGAGCCTTCCAGTGTCAGAACATGGAACACATCTTCGTTAATCAGGCTTGAGAAAGCACGCAAGTCTTCCAGCGACATATCGCTGAGGTCGCAGCCTTTTTCAACGCAAGTGCGTACCGCCAGCGCCACGGCTTCGTGGGCATCGCGGAAAGGCAGGCCTTTCTTGACCAGGTAATCAGCCAGGTCGGTTGCTGTCGCATAACCTTGCAAGGCAGCGGCACGCATGGCTTCTGGCTTGACGGTGATGCCACCGGCCATGTCGGCAAAAATGCGCAGGGTATCGATAACGGTATCTACTGTATCAAACAAGGGTTCTTTATCTTCCTGATTATCCTTGTTGTAAGCCAGTGGCTGGCCTTTCATCAGGGTCAGCAGGGCGATCAGGTGACCATTCACGCGGCCAGTCTTGCCGCGTGCCAGTTCTGGTACGTCAGGGTTTTTCTTTTGCGGCATGATGGAAGAGCCAGTGCAAAAGCGGTCAGCGATATCAATGAAGCCTATGCGCGGGCTCATCCAGATCACCAGTTCTTCTGACATGCGAGAGATGTGCGTCATTATCAGTGCAGCAGCAGCGCAAAACTCAATGGCGAAATCGCGGTCAGAAACGGCGTCCAGCGAGTTATAGCAAACTTCGTCAAAGCCCAGGGTTTTGGCAACGCGTTCACGGTCGATAGGGAAGGTCGTGCCAGCCAGGGCAGCGGCACCCAGCGGCAGGCGGTTAACACGCTTGCGGCAGTCTTGCATGCGCTCTGCATCGCGGCCAAACATTTCTACATAAGCAAGAATGTGGTGCCCAAAAGTGATAGGCTGAGCCACTTGCATATGAGTAAAGCCAGGCAAGATTGTATCTGCATTCTTTTCTGCCAGATCCAGCAAAGCCAGACGGAAGTCTTGCAAGAGACCAAGGATATTGTCGATGGCGCTACGCATGTACAGGCGGATATCGGTGGCAACCTGGTCATTGCGTGAACGGCCAGTGTGCAGGCGTTTGCCAGCATCGCCGACCAGCTCAGTCAGGCGTTTTTCTATATTCAGGTGCACATCTTCCAGGTCCAGCAGCCATTCGAACTTGCCACTGTCGATTTCAGACTTGATCTGTGCCATGCCGCGTTGGATATCCGCATAGTCCTGGGCAGTGATGATATTTTGGGCCTGCAGCATTTCCGCATGTGCCAGCGAACCTTCAATATCAAAGGCAGCCATGCGGTTGTCAAAGAAGACTGAGGCAGTATAGCGTTTGACCAGATCGGAAACAGGTTCAGAGAAACGGGCAGACCATGCCTCGCTTTTTTTATTGAATTGTGATGTCATAGTGAATTGTTGCCATATTGGCTGCATTTGCGAGAGAATTTCCCTTGATTATCCCAGATTTTGCGCCTGATTACCCTTGGAAATACCAAAGGACTAGCCGGACTGGACTAATTAAGCACTGAATACGCACTTAATTTGCGGGCAAAAATGCTGATGACTACTTGTAAACCGGGAGTGAAATTGCCCCAAGAGTTTAAAGATAATTAAAAATGACCAATGATAAGAAAAATAGCGCAAGTGAGCAGCTCATTCCGGATTGTTGTAATTTGGGGGTGTTTTCGCGCATCCTGATCAGTGTGAATCTGATCACCTTATTGGCTTTATGGTCGAGGGGGATGAGTGGCGTGTCGTGTTGCAAAATTTTCTGGAAAGCGCGGCATTGATTGAGACGATATGCCTGCTTTCCTTGCTGATCCTGTGTAATTTACGCAGATTTTCTGTGCGTTATTACATGTCTGGTTGGTTCCAGCGCTTATTGTGTTGCATGTTGCCAACGGCAATCGCTGCCTTGCTGATGATTTATTTGCGCATGCAAGACTGGATAATGGCCAGCTTTCCCAAGCTAAATCCCCTGTTTGTCGTGGTCGCAACTGGTCTGCTGGCACTGGCATATCAACAGTATTTTGAATTGCGTACCCGGGCTTTTTCACCTGCACTGGGTGAGGCCAAACTGCAGGCCTTGCAAGCCAGGATACGTCCACATTTCTTGTTCAATAGCTTGAATACTGCCTTGTCGCTGATACGCACCGAGCCGCGTCGCGCAGAAATGGTACTTGAGGATCTCTCAGACCTGTTCCGGGTATTGATGCGCGATACGCGCGATGTCACTAGTTTGCAGGATGAAATACGCTTGTGTGAGCAATATCTGGCGATAGAAAAAATACGCCTGGGTGAGCGTATGCAGGTGACCTGGGATAAAGAAAAAATTTCCCCGCAGGAGTTGGCCGAGATAGAAATTCCTTCATTGTTGTTGCAGCCCCTGCTTGAAAATGCAGTTCATTACGGCGTTGAACCATCGGTGCAGCAAGCGACTGTCACGGTAGAGATAAAACGTCTGCTGGACAAGGTGGAAATTCGCATTCGTAATCCCTATCACGCAGAGGCAAATATGGTTTCCGGTAATCAGATGGCGCTGGAAAACATACGGCAGCGACTAAGTTTGCTTTATGATATCGAAGCGCAAATTCAATACGGCGTAGTAGATGCGTACTTTGAAGTGAAGTTGCAATTCCCGGCTAAGAGATGATGACACCAAGAATACTGATTGTTGATGATGAAGCACCCGCTAGACAAAGGCTGTTGACGCTATTGTCAGACATAGAGGCAGAATGCCCGGTGACGGTGGTTGGAGAGGCTGAGAATGCCATGCTGGCGCTGGAAAAAATCAGCAATCTGCAACCTGATATTGTTTTGCTGGATGTCCAGATGCCAGGCATGAATGGCATAGAACTGGCGCAGCATCTGGCACAGCATCAGGCCAGCCTGCGCTCACCGGCGATTATTTTTGTGACTGCCTATGATGAGTTTGCCGTCAAGGCGTTTGAGGTGCATGCACTTGACTACCTGATGAAACCGGTGCGGGCTAGCCGCCTGGTGGATGCGCTGGTGCGTGCCAGTGAAAAAATGAAGGGCGCGCGCCGCCTGCCTGAAACCATGGTAACAGATACCAGCGGCCCCAGGCGCAAGCATTTTTCAGTATTGGAAAGAGGGCGGATATTATTGGTGCCGGTAGCCGAGGTGCTGTTCTTGAAGGCAGAACAAAAATACGTGACCCTGCATACAGCGCAACGTGAATATCTGCTGGAAGAGTCGCTGACTTCAATAGAGGTGGAGTTGGGGGATTTACTGGTCAGGGTGCACAGGAATGCGCTGGTCGCACGTAGCGCCATTAATGGCGTAGAGCGCGCAGTGCAAGTGGTGGATGCTGACAATAATCAGGAAAAAGTATCTGAATCCTGGCAAATCATTGTCAGCGGTTGCGCTGAACGTTTGCCGATTTCACGCAGACAGTGGCCGGTTATTAAGGCCCTGGTGCGGGTTTGATTTATTTTGTGCGTCCAGTTGTGCTCAGCGCCAGACAGGCAAGCCAGTCAGGTCAGTGTTGTCATCATGCACCCAGGCCGGCAGACCGGTGCGGTCGGTGGGCCCGAGTACATCCAGAAGATCAAGCTGCTCCTGTTTTTTGCCGCGTTGACGTGGGGCGGGTACTGGTTTCCTGATTTCTGGCAATAAAAATGCTGGTTCGCCAAAGCCGGGTAATTCCAGGGTAGCGTGATCTTTATTGTCTTTCATCAGTTGAGCTTGATCAATGTTGATGTGTGGCGATGCCTGGTAAAGCTTAAGCAAAAAAGCAAAATAAACCGTCCTCTGCAATTGCTTGCCAGAAGAAATATAGCGCCGGTAAATTTGTGCGAATGCACCAGAACAAAGAAACTTGGTTGCGGGGGCAGGATTTGAACCTACGACCTTCGGGTTATGAGCCCGACGAGCTGCCAGACTGCTCCACCCCGCGTCTGAAGGAGGCGAATTGTACATGGCGAAGGCGCTATATACAATCATTTATAGAAATATTTTTATATTGGCCTTAAATTGAAGGTCCGGCGACAGTGCAATTTGCCATTCTTCACAATACAAATGTAGCAAATAGTGCTGCTGATGCAACCCGCGCAATAAATTGCATGCATAATGGAAGCACAGAGAAGCACGCTGATGCTGCCTTGCAGGCATCAGCAGCAAATTATTTTCAGGAGTGAAAAAGCAGTTATGGAATTCGAAGTTATCGACACGCAAATCTCGCCAGGCGGCCGTATGGAAGTTTTGTCCAAGGCCGAGGTCGTGCAATTGCTCGACAATAGTCATGGCGGTTTGTACCAGGTGTTTCGCAGTTGCGCACTGGCGGTCTTGAATTGCGGCAGTGGTCTCGACGATGGCAAGGAATTGCTGGAGCGTTACAAGAGCTTTGACATCAGCATCATCCAGCGCGAACGCGGCATCAAGCTTGATGTCAAGGGCGCACCAGCCAGTGCCTTTGTGGATGGCGTCATGATCAAAGGCATACAGGAACACTTGTTTGCCGTATTGCGCGATATCCTGTTCATCAAGGCCGCCATCGAAGATGACCGCAAGTTTGATCTGGCGACCACAGAAGGTATCAGTGATGCTGTTTTCCACGTTATGCGCAATGCCAATTTGCTCAAGCCTCAGGTCAATCCAAATATGGTGGTGTGCTGGGGCGGGCATTCGATTTCCAGCGAAGAGTATGACTACACCAAGCATGTAGGGTATC
It encodes the following:
- a CDS encoding ABC transporter ATP-binding protein; the encoded protein is MTQILRVQDLHVMYGHIAAVKGISLAINAGEITALVGANGAGKSTTLLAISGLLKSASGKIFLEDEEISQTSPHHIVQKGVVQVAEGRAILTTLTVRENLELGAYTRKDKTQIGQDMEWVYTLFPVLKNRATGLAGNLSGGEQQMLAIGRALMAKPKVLLLDEPSMGLAPLVVQEIFRILKEINATGLSILLVEQNVRQALKIAKHGYVLENGNIVLSDTGANLLSNPKVIEAYLGA
- the argH gene encoding argininosuccinate lyase — translated: MTSQFNKKSEAWSARFSEPVSDLVKRYTASVFFDNRMAAFDIEGSLAHAEMLQAQNIITAQDYADIQRGMAQIKSEIDSGKFEWLLDLEDVHLNIEKRLTELVGDAGKRLHTGRSRNDQVATDIRLYMRSAIDNILGLLQDFRLALLDLAEKNADTILPGFTHMQVAQPITFGHHILAYVEMFGRDAERMQDCRKRVNRLPLGAAALAGTTFPIDRERVAKTLGFDEVCYNSLDAVSDRDFAIEFCAAAALIMTHISRMSEELVIWMSPRIGFIDIADRFCTGSSIMPQKKNPDVPELARGKTGRVNGHLIALLTLMKGQPLAYNKDNQEDKEPLFDTVDTVIDTLRIFADMAGGITVKPEAMRAAALQGYATATDLADYLVKKGLPFRDAHEAVALAVRTCVEKGCDLSDMSLEDLRAFSSLINEDVFHVLTLEGSVAARDHIGGTAPNQVKAAIARLRLKLQ
- a CDS encoding branched-chain amino acid ABC transporter permease gives rise to the protein MLEWWDGFWAIYSTVIFGIGINAMLALSIYLTLSCGLLSLANAAFMGIGAYTASMLSMQTALPFPLALLAGAIMPAIVALIIGIPTLRLSGVYLAMATLGFGEVVRVIVLNMEITGGPMGLNGIPQKTEWWHIVLLLSAILFILARMRRSKTGRAFEAIKEDEIAARLMGVNVGGYKLLAFVMGASIAGIAGGLNAHYTFTIGPGNYAFENAVDILTMAVFGGTSNLIGPLIGSSSLTLLPEFMHSLKDFRLAANGLILILVILYLPKGIWDPARIRNFRKKFTSSSSGKVS
- a CDS encoding ABC transporter substrate-binding protein — its product is MSYSLKLLATATFLAYSTMSQAADIKIGVAEALTGPAAKYGVAIRNGFTLAADQINAKGGVNGNKIQLIAEDEQGKKEEAINVFKKLLFQEKVLMIFGPTLSNSAFAADPIANATKTVVFGTSNTADGITNMGPFTFRNSVMEADVLPVTTRAAVKQFNIKKVAILYGNDDAFTKSGYDVFKSALAEQKIPVTDTETYAKGDVDFKAQLTKIKASNPDAIVCSCLAEEAANIILQTRSLGMKQPFVGGNGFNSPKLFEIAKDAADNTLMGSPWSAENPSAANKSFMADYKAKFGSDPDQFAAQAFDAMHIVAEALKKVSLSGNLEKDRLALRDALPAVKIEGATGKFAFRRAAPKDGKEAGYDAQQDAIVNIAKGGKFVLLK
- a CDS encoding branched-chain amino acid ABC transporter permease, which translates into the protein MLAQQLINALTLGSVYALFALGFTLVFGVLGVINLSHGAIFMLGSYMALLLVSSFQMSLWMAMLLSMLACGLLGVVVDFLVLRPLRQRNAPHLAPMIATIGVAIMITNISQGIFGAENKRFPFGTIPEESFSLGNLHLTAVQLAIVVIAFVLMLVLLQVMRRTQIGRALRAIAESPKAAYLLGINVEGLFFLTSFAAAALGGAAGVLVGLSFNAISPFMGQPMLHKGIAVIILGGMGDIRGAMIGGLFLGFAEVMSVAYISSDFRDAVAFGLLFIILLVRPSGMFGRVLERKA
- a CDS encoding LytTR family DNA-binding domain-containing protein, producing the protein MTPRILIVDDEAPARQRLLTLLSDIEAECPVTVVGEAENAMLALEKISNLQPDIVLLDVQMPGMNGIELAQHLAQHQASLRSPAIIFVTAYDEFAVKAFEVHALDYLMKPVRASRLVDALVRASEKMKGARRLPETMVTDTSGPRRKHFSVLERGRILLVPVAEVLFLKAEQKYVTLHTAQREYLLEESLTSIEVELGDLLVRVHRNALVARSAINGVERAVQVVDADNNQEKVSESWQIIVSGCAERLPISRRQWPVIKALVRV
- a CDS encoding sensor histidine kinase, with the protein product MSGWFQRLLCCMLPTAIAALLMIYLRMQDWIMASFPKLNPLFVVVATGLLALAYQQYFELRTRAFSPALGEAKLQALQARIRPHFLFNSLNTALSLIRTEPRRAEMVLEDLSDLFRVLMRDTRDVTSLQDEIRLCEQYLAIEKIRLGERMQVTWDKEKISPQELAEIEIPSLLLQPLLENAVHYGVEPSVQQATVTVEIKRLLDKVEIRIRNPYHAEANMVSGNQMALENIRQRLSLLYDIEAQIQYGVVDAYFEVKLQFPAKR
- the pmbA gene encoding metalloprotease PmbA; translated protein: MSKPVFTHTQDQLKQIAQDMLRFAREKGASDAAVEISEGGGLSISVRKGKVETIEQNRDKGIGITVYIGQRRGNASTSDFSEQALRDSVEAAYNIARFTAEDDCAGLPEAELLEMAPRDLKLCYPWLITAEEAIELAKRTEAAAFAVDKRITNSEGASVHAQQSHFVAANSRGFMGGYPISRHTISVAPIAGKGAKMQRDDWYSSQRSAKKLANPEEIGRYAAERALAKLNARQLDTRKCPVLFEAPLAAGLLGALVQATSGGALYRKSTFLLDSLGTQIFPSHVQVVEDPHVIGAVGSSPFDDEGVKTQKRNVVTDGVLQGYFLSTYSARKLGMQTTGNAGGSHNLSLTSSLTKRADNFAGMLKKMGTGLLVTELMGQGVNYVTGDYSRGASGYWVENGVIQYAVEEITIAGNMRDMFQQIVAVGNDTLVRGTKETGSILIESMTIAGS
- a CDS encoding ABC transporter ATP-binding protein, whose amino-acid sequence is MLELRSVSKNFGGLRVLQDVSFTMPQGSIYGLIGPNGAGKTTIVNLITGLLRPSSGELRFNNHDLTTVASHKITQLGVARTFQNIRIFKEMSLLENVVVGMHDHLDYGVASMLFNLGAYKDAERKAKERARELLSWVRLDHKAHMLADNLSYGEQRKLEFARALATQPKLLLLDEPVAGMNPAEKTELMAEIKNIRDRGFSIFMIEHDMRFVMELCDRIAVLNFGKIIAEGTPEEVRNNPDVIEAYLGKEDAE